The Halomonas denitrificans DNA window CCATGATGAACACGCGCTGGATGTAGAGCTTCACGCCGTGCAGATCGTCGCGGTTCCAGGCCAGGTCGAAGGGCGCGCGACCGGGCACGAACAGCAGCAGCGAATAGCGCTGTGTACCTTCCACGTGGTGGTGGGCCAGCGTCGCCGGCGGCTGGTCGTCGCCCGTCAGCCCCTCGTAGAACTCGTGGTAATCGGACTCTTCCAGCTCGTTCTTCGGCCGTGCCCACAGGGCCTTGGCATCGTTGACGATCTCGCTCGATGCGTCGTCTTCGCTCTCGTCCGTCGCCTCCAGGCGGATCGGGAACGCGATGTGGTTGGAGTAGTGCTTCAGGATGCCGCGCAGCCGGTCGCCGTCGAGCAGGTCCCGGTGATCCTTGCCGAGCGTGAGCAGCACGCGGGTTCCCGGACGATCACGGTCGATGGTCTCGACCGTGTATTCGCCCTGGCCGTCCGATCGCCAGCGCACCCCCTCGGCGGCCGGCGCACCGGCGCGGCGGGTTTCGACGCAGACCTGCTCGGCCACGATGAATGCGGAATAGAATCCGACCCCGAACTGCCCGATCAGCTGGGCATCGGCCTTGCGGTCACCGCTGAGTCGCTCGAGGAACCGGGCGGTCCCGGAGCGCGCGATGGTGCCGAGATTCTCGATCACCTCTGCCCGGTCCATACCGATGCCGTTGTCCTCGATTTCGAGCAGGCCGGCCTCGCGGTCGTAGCGGACGTCGATGCGCGCCTCACCGGCGGAGGAGGCCAGCGACTCGTCGGTCAGGGCCTCGAAGCGAAGCTTGTCGAGCGCGTCGGACGCGTTGGATACGAGTTCGCGCAGGAAGATCTCCCGGTTCGAGTACAGCGCGTTGATCATCAGCTTGAGCAGCTGGTGGACTTCCGTATCGAAAGGGCGCGTCTCGCTCGCCGCGCCGGGCGACGGGTCGGCGCGGTCGCCTGCTTCCCGGGCTGCGTCCCGGTTCGGGGCCTCGTTGGCGGCGCCGGTCGCGCCGGCGGCCGATTCCCTCGATTCGTTCGGCTCGCTCGACGGGTCCTGGGGTCGGTCGTTCGTGACGTCGTTCATGACTTTCGGTCCGGGAGGTTCGATTCTTGCGTTGCCGGCAGAGATGGGCCGTCCCGGCCCGGATTTCAAGCGCGCGTCCGTCCGTCCGGCAGGCGAGTTGCATCGAGCCGGGCCCGCCCGGATAATGCATGTCCCCAGTTCTGGCCCCGGGCCCGGAATCCGCCGCCGCATGCGTCATCACTATCGGATCACCATCACCGACTTTCGCGCCGCGAAGCACTACACGCTTTCGCAGCTGATGTGGCGGGTGGCGCTGTCCGGGGCCGGCGTCATCGCCACGGTGTTCCTGGGCAGCCTCCTGGTGATCCAGCTGATGTCCGGGCGGATCGACCGCCTCAACGGCGATATCGAGGATCTCCGTGCACGGAACCTCGAGGCCGAACAGCGAAACGACGAGCTGCTTGCCCACCAGGCCGAACTGAATCGGCGAATCGACGCCAGGGCTCGCGAGCTGATTGCCCTGACCGACGATCTCGAACAGCTCGAGTCTCTGATCGGCGTCGACGCCCCGCAGAGCCTCCCCGTGGCCGAACGAATCTCCGTGGCCAGCCACACCGCGCTGGAGCGGCGGCTGCTGCTCACGTCCATCCCGAGCGGCTACCCCCTCGCCGAGACCCGGGTTA harbors:
- the htpG gene encoding molecular chaperone HtpG; translation: MNDVTNDRPQDPSSEPNESRESAAGATGAANEAPNRDAAREAGDRADPSPGAASETRPFDTEVHQLLKLMINALYSNREIFLRELVSNASDALDKLRFEALTDESLASSAGEARIDVRYDREAGLLEIEDNGIGMDRAEVIENLGTIARSGTARFLERLSGDRKADAQLIGQFGVGFYSAFIVAEQVCVETRRAGAPAAEGVRWRSDGQGEYTVETIDRDRPGTRVLLTLGKDHRDLLDGDRLRGILKHYSNHIAFPIRLEATDESEDDASSEIVNDAKALWARPKNELEESDYHEFYEGLTGDDQPPATLAHHHVEGTQRYSLLLFVPGRAPFDLAWNRDDLHGVKLYIQRVFIMDAAEHLVPRYLRFLRGVVDSADLPLNVSREILQDSPLLKKIRATVVKRALDMIERLAESGGEPWESFQRDFGAILKEGLIEDPEQRERIARLVRFSSTASQTPHSVGLADYLERAGESADTIWYLTADSVRQALDSPHLEAFRAKGTEVLLLTDPIDAWVVNHLFEFDGKPLRSAADGPPSTDGEEGDAASDASDEAAGGAVGRIRASLGERVADVRVSRRLTDSASCVVDPGGLDPRMRRMLEQAGQPVPERTPRLEVNPNHPLVRAVAGLAEGDERIGELSALLLEQALLVEGGDLADPAGFVRRVNRLLGDTLAGSVRDE